The genomic stretch ggggcttctagtggtcacaaaaacaaacaaataaaacaagGTCAAACACCATCCAGTATtgatattttcggaaccgggatgacATCCAGAGACTGAAAAATGACTGCTAACGtcaatttgaatttcaaaatggcgatttccggttttataaaacaaattaatggccaaataccacctaaaatTAGTACTcccggaatcaaaatgatgcctaGAGATTAGAAAACGACTCTGAAAACACTTCGAAAGGCTTGAAATAACAAATCAGAATCAATTCCAGATTCAgcttaaaataattgaaaaccgTTCCCGAAGGTTGTAAAAAGCCAGATGGTTCGCAACGCTGTATTGTAAGAGAaggtcaaaataaaatatgatcacAATTCAGCCAAACCGGGCTCAAAAACGCTTCTTAGGTACAGAAAAAACAGGAGAACATGAAAATTCGTCTAAATACATGTAAAACACTATTCGATTTAGGCACATGTTCCTTTATGTCACCAATGCAGATTGCTGGAATCGGTCAACTGGTTACGGATGTATGACCGTAACATGCTCTGGTAATATAATggtcatgatcaaagcagtgcttaAAACCATGCCATTCCAAATATTATTCGAGTACCTAGTCATCATCAAGTGTCTAGATCGTCATAGCCACACTGACCTGTTCCGGTGACACCTTCAACGACTAAAGGTAGTCTATTGGTGGCATTATCTAGTGCCTAGGTTGCATAAGTTAATTAAGAAGTGAaaataattcttgaaaaataattcgttTCCGGTAACACAAATTCAGTCGTGTAGTCAAGAGTGAACGGAGTATGCATTCCGAATCAACTAAAAGTGCTTGAGAACGATCCtgtaattcagaagaaataaaacaaagaaatacaaagaaaactattttaaatttggttcaaatcAATAAAGTGTTTAAAACTAGAACAAAAGGCCAAAACGAAAATCATAAAATTCAGCGCAATTGTTGAAAAACGCTCCTAAATGATAGAAAAAGGTAgagcaggaaaaaaatttcaaatttaaccAAAAGTAATGCCATAGATGGATCAGACTAAAAACAAAACAGATTTTAATTTTAACTCACAGCCTAGTTGGAAGCGCCTCAAAGAGTTAAAACCCTAAAAACTTAATAGTGTCTCTGTCAACAAGAATAAAATGATTATAttatatttcatttgaaatttttgaaagtatttcaaCATatcttaaaaatttcaaaaacaaaacaaggcCACAACAAATTATTCCAAATTCATCATCAgcccgattccgaaaatttcCACATTGCGTGGTACTCGGCCATTTCAGGTTGTTTATACAAACTAGAAGTCGCCTGCTTGGAATTCAAATTGACGTCAGGGATCGGTTTTCGGTCTTTGGACGTCaacccggttccgaaaatacctatGTTATGTGGTATTTGATCTCGCtttatttaattgttttcacCAGAAGCCTCAGTGAAATATGTCCCGGAGGGGCCATTTCGAGGGCATATCACTAGAACACTCGAAACCATTGAAATGGCCTGTAAAAGtaattttagaaaattttatcCAATTATTGTGAGATTCTTTTTAAATACTCTTAAAATTTCTCAATTTTAAAACATATCCCCGGAAAACCGAATTCCCGGGAGAGGAGAATTCCTTCGGGGCACCGCTAACGCTCATTTAAAAGTAGATCATTTACTTAATCTTTTGGGGTTAAAACTatcgaaatcggatgaaaattgcaaaagatGCAAGAATTTTAACCCCTGGTTAAAATTCTTGTACCCTGGTACCCCGTCGAGCACTAATGGGTAAAGTGAAAGATTTTGTATCCGAAGAATTATCATGACACGATTCGCAATTTATGCTATCGACTGAGGGATTTTATCAGGGGGTGTTTTTCGGCCGACccactgcgaagccgaaaaacaCCCCCTCATAACACGATTCTCATCCAAGAATTCTAGTcccatagacagggcattcctgaggattcttttttcaggattcctttcCACGAACGgccacgattccaatgtgaggaatcccagggaatctatgcgaaaccTGTGTGTTCGTTCGGTTGACGTCCCGAGTAGAATTAATTTGTCTggtcgaacacatacgattcgcatagattccctaggatgCTCCACATTCGAATCGTGAACTTCCGTGAAAAGGAATCCTgattattcaagaatcctagtcccatagacagggaattcctgaggattcttttttcaggattccttttcACGGACGCTCACGATTCCAATGCGGgaaatcctagggaatctatgcaaattgtatgtgttcgtccgggtagggtgccaatcaaaataataaccttgagaaaccctatacaaaatgctcACCTACccaaaaaaaacaccctgtgtgaAATTAAAGCTCAATCGGACCTGAAATGGGGTGGCGAGAAGAAATTGTATTTGGGcctttgaaaatcgaaaaattaacctAACGTTATAGTGTGCAGGAAATTTCGGTTTTTGGCGCCAGAtggcttaaaaatgcatgaaatctggtatcatctgaagaaataattcatgattttgatgatttttagaATTTCCTAAGGTCAAACTACAATCGCttgcacaaattttgcacaggatGTTTTTTCGAGTACGTGAACATTTtgtgtaggtttttttttctcaattttctggttacttttttccatataagtgattggcaccctatAGTATACAATGTGCAGTTATAGTTGTATTCTAAATCAATGAAgtttcttaaaatgtgtttaCAAGCTATCAATCCAACCGACGTGCATCGTATCACTACTCACAATTATTATGATGCAATTGCTCGGAAATTTTTAATCAGCAACGTCAGTCAAACCGGTTGCACAGTTCGCGGTTCTAGGCTGCGCTCAGTACGGCACAAGCCTCAGCAGTAGTAACATCTATGCTACGATGACCAGTTGCAATCAGTTAACGGTATTACTGTTAGTAACTCTCGCGATTTGCACGATTGCTcaggaaattgattttgatgATAGCGTTTGTGGTCGCCAGTTAGTTTCGTTGGAAGGTTTGATTAAAGGAGGCTTCAAGTCTCGTGCTGGTGAATGGCCGTGGCATGTAGCGCTTTTCCACCGAGTCGGCCATAGTGATCAGTTCGGTTACCAATGCGGGGGAAGTTTAGTGCACAAATACCTGGTCCTAACTGCTGCCCACTGTGTCACACTGAGATCCAGTAGGAAACTTAAAGCAACCAGTGATATTCTTGTGAAAGTAGGTCGATTCAATATATCGGAAGAACACGAGGAACAGGGACGGGAGCATGCGGTGGAAAAGATTGTGACGCATTGGCGCTATAAGCCCCTAACGTatgaaaatgatattgcgatCTTGAAGATGTCAGTTCCAGTTATTTTCACAGACTTTGTTCAGCCGATTTGTTTATGGAAGCGAGATGATGGTATCGTGCTGCCGGATATTTACGGTCTTACTGGAACGGTTGTCGGTTGGGGTTTGAcggatgaaaataaaatttcctCTTTGCTGAACACGGCTAGAATGCCGGTGGTATCCACATTTGATTGCTTGGAGAGTGATCGTAACTTCTTCGGAAATCTTCTGTATGCTAAAGCGTTTTGTGCCGGCTTCAAAAATGGTACTGGAGTTTGTAATGGCGATAGCGGCGGTGGAATGTATTTCCAACATTTCGGACAATGGTATCTACGTGGGGTTGTCTCCTTTAGCAGTATTCAGAACGTGTCCCGAATTTGCGACCTCAAACAGTTTGTAGGGTTTACCGATGCCGGTCAATATCTAGATTGGGTGTACGAAAACGCACCGATCAATCAAAACAGCGATCCAGTACTCGGACATCCGAATATTCATCTTATCAATCAAGGCGATTGTGGAAAAAATGAGTACGCATTCGATCTGCAGGAGGAGAAGAAACCGATTATACAACAGTACCTGTGGATGGCAGCACTGCGACATCCATTCCAATCTGCATGGTATGTCCCATGTAACGGAGTTTTGATCAATAAAAACTATATCCTGACCACTAAATGTGTTAGCTGGAAGTAAGTTACACTGTTTACCTTATAgttagtttttttcaaaaagacaTATTTTCAGTGAAGATGTGGCTATCACCTTGGGAGATTATATTACAAGTCAAACGCGGGATTGCGAAAAACGCAACGATGACATATACTTTTGCCTAGATCCCACACAAAGCTTAGGCGTATCAGAGTATTTTCAAAAAGATGAGTTGATTTTAGCTCGGCTATCTTCACCGGCTTGGATTGGCCTGCGGAGTCACATACAAGCCGTTTGTTTACCGACGACCCCGGAGCAACGAGAACGAGTTTACCCGCAGTACATCTTGACGGGTTGGAAGGAATCGGGTAATGATTCAAAGTATCTGCAACGGCAACTAATTGACACCATTCCTCAGCAAACCTGTCAAATGGAAATGGCTAACCGTCAGGGCGCGAGCAATCAACAGAGGAATATCAGTGATTCAATAGTTTGCGCACGCAATGTCGATGTGAAAGGTAGATCTCCTTCTTGTAATGACTATCAACCCGGGACGGCGATTCAGGCAATCGAGGAGAAGTCCAATCGATACTTTCTGTATGGCATACAGACAAGCATTTCGTACTGCAGCAAGCCTGAGTTGTTCATTGCGGTAGCTAAGTACGTTGAGTGGATTCTTGACAACATGAGACCTTAAGAAAGGAGTAATTCTGTTAACGAGTTTCGGATGTGTTGTAGTTTTAGGCATTGCAAAAGTGTGCCATTGCAAACTCTTACTTTACTTTATACACCAGAatgtctatcattgcagcgtcGAACAATGcagtcttgttttttttttcgaagtgcAATTCTGACGTTTGTGATAAATTTAGATAATAACTTCGCGTAGAGTTGCAGTTCTTAACGGGTCTCAACCAGTGTTACTACAGGTAAAGTTGAGTCTAAAATGAAACATAGTTATCAAATCCCTCTGTGCAAATTATGTGCCTTAAAGATTAcaggtttttgttaaaaaatacagacaatttttttccaatataa from Wyeomyia smithii strain HCP4-BCI-WySm-NY-G18 chromosome 3, ASM2978416v1, whole genome shotgun sequence encodes the following:
- the LOC129730021 gene encoding polyserase-2-like — protein: MTSCNQLTVLLLVTLAICTIAQEIDFDDSVCGRQLVSLEGLIKGGFKSRAGEWPWHVALFHRVGHSDQFGYQCGGSLVHKYLVLTAAHCVTLRSSRKLKATSDILVKVGRFNISEEHEEQGREHAVEKIVTHWRYKPLTYENDIAILKMSVPVIFTDFVQPICLWKRDDGIVLPDIYGLTGTVVGWGLTDENKISSLLNTARMPVVSTFDCLESDRNFFGNLLYAKAFCAGFKNGTGVCNGDSGGGMYFQHFGQWYLRGVVSFSSIQNVSRICDLKQFVGFTDAGQYLDWVYENAPINQNSDPVLGHPNIHLINQGDCGKNEYAFDLQEEKKPIIQQYLWMAALRHPFQSAWYVPCNGVLINKNYILTTKCVSWNEDVAITLGDYITSQTRDCEKRNDDIYFCLDPTQSLGVSEYFQKDELILARLSSPAWIGLRSHIQAVCLPTTPEQRERVYPQYILTGWKESGNDSKYLQRQLIDTIPQQTCQMEMANRQGASNQQRNISDSIVCARNVDVKGRSPSCNDYQPGTAIQAIEEKSNRYFLYGIQTSISYCSKPELFIAVAKYVEWILDNMRP